A stretch of Cydia splendana chromosome 7, ilCydSple1.2, whole genome shotgun sequence DNA encodes these proteins:
- the LOC134792502 gene encoding ras-related protein Rab-8A, producing MALDFSATYKLLVLGDSNVGKTCIVHRYCDERYYDIYISTIGIDFKQKIINLDGVPIKLQIWDTAGQERFRTLTTAYYRGAMGIILMYDVTNLESFNHLSYWLRNIQEYASPDVIKVLVGNKCDVHENHRAVPKERGQKIADDFDMPFFEVSCKNDINIEEAFITLARKIREYRDNKADAFELKERDSVIKPSDSETDVSKCSC from the exons ATGGCTTTAGATTTTTCAGCCACATATAAACTTCTAGTCTTAGGGGATTCTAATGTAGGCAAGACTTGTATTGTGCACAGATATTGTGACGAGAGATACTACGATATTTACATATCCACGATAG GTATAGATTTCAAACAAAAGATTATAAATTTGGACGGGGTGCCCATAAAGCTTCAGATATGGGACACTGCCGGGCAGGAGAGATTCCGGACGTTGACCACCGCCTACTATCGGGGCGCCATGGGAATAATACTCATGTATGACGTCACCAATCTTGAATCATTTAACCATTTATCGTATTGGCTGAGAAATATTCAAGAG TACGCTTCGCCGGATGTTATAAAAGTGTTAGTTGGCAACAAATGCGACGTGCACGAAAACCATCGAGCAGTACCTAAAGAACGGGGTCAAAAG ATAGCTGACGATTTCGACATGCCGTTCTTCGAAGTCTCCTGTAAGAATGACATCAATATTGAAGAAGCGTTCATAACTTTAGCAAGAAAAATTAGGGAATATAGAGACAACAAG GCGGATGCCTTCGAGCTGAAGGAAAGAGACAGTGTGATAAAGCCATCAGATTCCGAGACAGACGTATCAAAATGTTCATGTTAA
- the LOC134792141 gene encoding uncharacterized protein LOC134792141, with protein MWHNIQEDPPYLLLSREVKSYEVYVTDYISIWFVYFKKNDFLECLKDSNFGLEVEPEELIQKGAKLLKQPTNLRKLEVKKSVSTLDISITKLFEYPLQLKLKLSEGSKEMFFQNVSYMLLKTVADLKTSQQELRDLLKKKDDEIEEYKSEGKEIALRYL; from the exons ATGTGGCATAACATACAAGAGGACCCGCCATATCTGCTATTATCCAGAGAAGTAAAAAGCTATGAAGTTTACGTTACAGATTACATTTCCATATGGTTTGTTTACTTCAAGAAAAATGACTTTTTGGAGTGTTTAAAG GACAGCAACTTTGGTCTCGAAGTGGAACCAGAGGAGTTAATTCAGAAAGGTGCTAAGCTTTTAAAACAACCAACTAACCTCAGGAAGTTGGAAGTGAAAAAAAGTGTTTCTACTTTAGACATTTCAATTACCAAGTTATTTGAATACCCTTTGCAGTTGAAACTGAAACTTTCAGAAGGATCAAAAGAAATG ttTTTTCAAAATGTGTCTTATATGCTACTGAAAACTGTAGCAGATTTAAAAACTAGTCAGCAAGAGCTTAGAGATCTATTAAAAAAGAAAGATGATGAGATAGAAGAATACAAAAGTGAAGGAAAGGAGATAGCATTAA GATATTTATAA